In the genome of Oncorhynchus nerka isolate Pitt River linkage group LG4, Oner_Uvic_2.0, whole genome shotgun sequence, the window tcctcatgagagccagtttcatctttCATCTTCATTCTGtaaaccacccctaccttgtcacaacacaactgattggctcaaacacattaataaggaaagaaattccacaaattaaatgcattccaggtgaatacctcatgaagctggttgagagaatgccaagagtgtgcaaagctaatatcaagacaaagggtgcctacttcgaagaatctcaaatataacatgtattttgatttctttaacacttttttgcttactacatgattccatatgtgctatttcatattTGCATATAATGTCTTCattattgttctacaatgtagaaaatagtaaaaataaagaaacccccaaaatgagtaggtgtgtccaaacttttgactggtactgtatgtctttcAGGTTTGGTAAGTACAAAAAATTACAACAAAactaatttaaaaaacaaactgTAATCAGTTACATTACCAGCTAAAATATTGCAATCAGATTaaagatacttttgaaaaactagagtAATCACAGGGTGTTACTGAGtctgggtaatccaaaagttactttACTGATTAcagttttggacaggtaactagtaactaacataTTACATGTAGAAAGTAACCTCACCAAACCCAGTTTCTAGGCTAATAGCAAATATGCATCAGGAAGCAGGAATATGTTCTTTGGAATTTCCTTTCCTATGGGTTCCTGGTATCTTATAGTGAGATTTCCTCCAATGAATAGACTAACGAGAACCAGAAACAGTCTTTCCTATCAGTGCAATTATTGCATGATTCCATGAATAGCCTACCTACCATCTCGTATGGTTCCTGCTTTAGGATACACGCTGGATGTGTCATCTCAAttggaaatgacctttacatttttacatttcgcTTCAGCGTTACAGATCGAACAGAACCCAAAAATAGCTTACTCATACCCACGTCAACACGTTTAATTGTTAAGTAAAATAGGCTCCGTTAAAATCAACCGCAGTGACGCCCACGCTCAATGCGCTTGAAGGCGCGCGCTTAAATAGCCGGACTCGTTTCTGGACCAAAGAAAGAAAGCATCCTTTTGAATCCAAGGAGAACTGCATTAGCCTACACAATGATGGTATGTGGAAACATATGTTTAGCCTGTATTGAAAACGGTGTTTTTAGTTCATTTCAATTATCTGAATATGAAATTGTGAACCGAATGCTTTATAAACAAACTGAATGACAAcctgcctgttctttcttcacaGCTCATTTTTACGGTGATTCTAGTCAGTGCTGATGCCAGTATGGCACTTCACGCCCAAACTTTCAAAAAAGATGATCCGTACTCCGGTCGTTCGTTAGTGTGTGATCGCTGTCCACCTGGAACGTACCTCCGTGCGCCCTGCAGTGCCACCCGAAAGAGCGACTGTGCGAAATGTCCCAAAGGGGCATACACAGAATTTTGGAACCACATCTCCATGTGCCTGCGCTGCAGCATGTGCGCTGAGAACCAAGTCGTCAAGCAGGAGTGTTCTCCATCCAACAACTGCAAGTGCGAGTGCAAGGAGGGTTACTACTTCAACAAGAGATACGAAGCATGCATCAAACATAAAGAATGCCCCCCTGGGTATGGAGCGAATGCTACAGGTATGACTAAAATTGAGCCAGTTATACGCACGGAAAAAATAATAGGCCTACGAGAAATGACTGTTTACACTTAAATCTGTGATGATAACAAAGTGTTTTAATCATAATAGTTTACAGTCTATAGTTCCATATGCATACATTGAATGTGCATATGTCTCAGTATATGCTGACTGTGTTTGTTTGGATTGTAAAAAAGGGACAAATGTAATTTGATATCAATACCAAATTTGCAAATGAATGCGAATTTAAGGAATAGTTCAATtattttacagtgcattcgggaagtattcagaccccttgactttttacatattttgttaagttacagcattattctaaaattgattatagtttttttcttcttctcatcaatcaacacacaataccccataatgacaaagcagaaacaggtttagacatttaaaaaaaaaaatggaaaaaaatatcacatttacataagtgttctgaccctttaatcagtactttgttgaaacacctttggcagctattacagccttgagtcttcttgggtaagacgctacaagcttggcacacctgtatttggagtttctcccattcttctctgcagatcctctcaagctctgtcaggttggatggggagcgttgctgcacagctattttcaggtctctccagagatatttaatcaggttcaagtcttgtcccgaagccactcctgcattgtcttggctatgtgcttagggtcgttggaaggtgaaccttcgccccagtctgaggtcctgagcaggttttcatcaaggatctctctgtacattgctccattcagctttccctcgatcctgagtaGTGACCAGgtctctgctgctgaaaaacatcaccccagcatgatgctgccaccaccatgcttcaccgtagggatggtgccaggtttcctccagacatgacacttggcattcaggtcagagttcaatcttggtttcatcagatcagagaatctggtttctcatggtctgagtgtcctttaggtgccttgtgtcaaactccaagcgggctgtcatgcgtctttcactgaagagtggcttccgtctggccattataccataaaggcctgattggtggagtgctgcagagatggttgtccttatggaaggttctcccatctccacagaggaactctggagctctgtcagagtggccatcgggttcttggtcacctccccgaccaaggcccttctcccccgattgctcagttaggCCTGTCGGCCAGCTCgaggaagagtgttggtggttccaaacttattccatttaagaattatggtggccactgtgtttttggggaccttcaatgctgcagaaatgttttggtacccttccccagatctgtgcctcgacacaatcctgtctctgagctctacggacaattccttcggccccatggcttggtttttgctctgacattcactgtcaactgtgggaccttatatagacaggtgttttcctttccaaatcatgtccaatcaatggaatttaccacaggtggattccaatcaagttgtagaaacaggatgcacctgagttcaatttcaagtgtcatagcaaagggtctgaatacttatgtaaataaggcatttatttttttatttttaatacatttgcaaacatttttaaaaacctgttttcgctttgtcatcatggggtaggtatagtggggcaaaaaagtatttagtcagccaccaattgtgcaagttctcccacttaaaaagatgagaggcctgtaattttcatcataggtacacttcaactatgacagacaaaatgaggggaaaaaatccccCAAAAAtcgcattgtaggattttttaatgaatttatttgcaaattatggtggaaaataagtatttggtcacctacaaacaagcaagatttctgcccctcacagacctgtaacttcttctttaagaggctccgctgtcctccactcgttacctgtattaatggatcctgtttgaacttgttatcagtataaaagacacctgtccacaacctcaaacagtcacacgccaaactccactatggccaagaccaaagagctgtcaaaggacaccagaaacaaaattgtagacctgcaccaggctgggaagactgaaatctgcaataggtaagcagcttggtttgaagaaatcaactctgggagcaattattaggaaatggacgacatacaagaccactgatctCCCTCgacctggggctccacgcaagatctcaccccgtggggtcaaaatgatcacaagaacggtgagcaaaaatcccagaaccacacggggggacctagtgaatgacctgcagagagctgggaccaaagtaacaaagcctaccatcagtaacacactacgccgccagggactcaaatcctgcagtgccagacgtgtccccctgcttaagccagtacatgtccaggcccgtctgaagtttgctagagagcatttggattatccagaagaagattgggagaatgtcatatggtcagatgaaaccgaaatataactttttggtaaaaactcaactcgtcaatttttggaggacaaagaatgctgagttgcatccaaagaacaccatacctactgtgaagcatgggggtggacacatcatgctttggggctgtttttctgcaaagggaccaggacgactgatccgtgtaaaggaaagaatgaatggggccatgtattgtgagattttgagtgaaaacctccttccatcagcaagggcattgatgatgaaacgtggctgggtctttcagcatgacaatgatcccaaacacactgcccgggcaacgaaggagtggcttcgtaattatccagatctcaaccccatagaaaatctttggagggagttgaaagtccatgttaaccagcaacagccccaaaacatcactgctctagaggagatctgcatggaggaatgggacaatataccagcaacagtgtgtgaaaaccttgtgaagacttacagaaaacgtttgacctctgtcattgccaacaaagagtatataacaaagtattgagataaacttttattattgaccaaatacttattttccaccataatttgcaaataaattcattaaaaatcctacaatgtgattttctggattttccagattttttcttcttctggattttccagtgtacctatgatgaaaattacaggcctctcatctttttaagtgggagaacttgcacaattggtggctgactaaatacttttttgccccactgtatgtgtgtagattgatgaggaaaatgttttatttaatcaattttagaataaggttgtaacgtaacaaaatgtggaaaaagtcaaggggtctgaattcttcccaaatgcactgtatgtacatatgTTGCATTAGCATTatagcagtctatggacaagtaGTGAGTGCAAAACACACTTCGGGTTTATTAAACTAGCCACGGCAAACAATTAGCAAATATTAGCAATGTTTTATCAATTCTCCATGCAAATCAATCCCCCCCGTTTAGCATGTATCAAATGCCATAACCAAATCAAATCTTAAATGGATTGTGTTCCTCAATGAATTGCTTTAAAATAATGTTGAGATAAATATTGTGGCATACACATCAAAACATTTCCTCAGGTACACCCCAACAAGATACAGAATGTGTGCAGTGTCAACCCAGATTCTACTCTAACGTTTCCTCGGCAAAAGCAATCTGTGTTGCCCACTCAAACTGCGAAGCTGGTGGACTGCGCGTGGTGCTGAAGGGCAGGGGCTGGCACGATACACTGTGTGCATCATGTGAGGACCTCAAAACTCGTGGTAAAACACATTATGAATAACATTGTTTATCATGAAAGACTCATCATTTGTGGCCTCAATTGAGTTTAAGTTTCTCaaccatgttttttttttcttcagatgGAGCTGAATATCTACAGGAAATCCTTCCTGCGTTCTTCATTCAACTTCACCAGAAGATGGGCATTCAGAGAATACGTCGGTTAGCGATGAGGCTGCCGCAAGAGGGAGGCAAGAAACCGCTCCGAGGAACAGTCATGAAACTTTCTAGGAGGGGTCTTAACGACTTTATGAAAAGTTGGGACCAAGGTGCAGGGAAAGACCAAGTTAGGAAACTTCCGGAGATGTTGAGGAAGACAGGGGCCCGCAATGCAGCAGACAAACTAGAGCTTAAACTGAAATATATAGACCAACAATTCAAACTCTGTGAAGGGTTAGTTGAAGTAGCCTAAAATGGGTAAAGTAGCCTCTCATCCCCATCTTCTTAATAACATATCTTGACAGCAAAAAGTAATTCAGTTCAACAGTTGTCCATTTTAGGTTCATATAGGGTACGTGGGCTATGCAGTCTAGCCCAGGGTTCCCCAATATGTGGCCGTGATTTTATTTGGCCTCCCAAGTCTTCTGAGCAAAAAAAgtaataaataaaagtaaaaatacttgaaaaatTATGATAATTATCATAAATCTatatatgtacactaccgttcaaaaaagtttgggttcacttagaaatgtccttgttttggaaagaaaagcacatttttcgtccattaaaataacataaaattgatcagaaatacagtgtagacattattaatgactattgtaactggaaacggcagatttttttatggaatatatacataggcgtacagaggcccattatcagcaaccatcactgctgtgttccaatggcatgtgttagttaatccaagtttaattttaaaaggctaattgagcattagaaaacccttttgaaattttgttagcacaactgaaaacggttgttctgattaaataagtaataaaactggccttctttagagtaGTTGAGTTTCTGGAGCATCAGCAATTGtgagtttgattacaggctcaaaatggccagaaacaaataactttcttcagaaactcatcagtctattcttgttctgagaaattaaggctattccatgtgggAAATTGCCATGAAACCTAAGATCTTGtgcaatgctgtgtactactcccttcacagaacagcgcaaactggccctaaccagaatagaaagaggagtgggaggccccggtgcacaactgagcaagaggacaagtacattagcgtgtctagtttgagaaacagacgcctcacagatcctcaactggcagcttcataaaatagtacccgcaaaacaccagtctcaacgtcaacagtgaagagaagactctgggatgctggccttctaggcagagttgcaaagaaaaagccatatctcagactggccaataaaaagaaaagattaagttgggcaaaagaacatagacactggacagaggaattctgcctagaaggccagcatcccagagtcgcctcttcactcttcccagaagagtggagactgttatagcagcaaaagggggaccaactccatattaatgcccatgattttggaattagatgttcaacaagcaggtgtcgacatacactacatgaccaaaagtatgttccCAAGTATTCATATGCATAAATAGAGGCCTGTGAGATCATATCCCAATGTAAATCAAGGTTTGAAAGTATTCTGTTTTTGTCAAATACtatatctgtttgggattcttgtggtcaatttgcagtttaCAAATGATTTCTAACATTCCTTACCCCAGCATACTGGGGACTATCCGGCAgattaacaaacaaaaaaaggagCACTCTGTTTCTGCGTAAATCCGATAGATTTATTGATGGAAAAAAACAGCCTTTTCGTTTAAACTGGGCTGAAGCGCATTTGGGTATACCTTTATTTCATTATTTATATCTAACTGGGGACTCCTGATCTAGACCTATTGTTCATTGATTGTTTTACTTAAAAGTAGCATGTTTCTACTGACCTCTGTGGCAGCCAATGGttacacattcaaacacacacatggcGTTATGCACACGTTTGGTGCATGTTTTGTGATTTTGTTGCATTTTAagaaagataaaaaaaaaaaaactttatagaTATAGAAAATTCAATTGTTGCAGAATGAAAATGTGTATTTAACTTCTAATATATGGATTGTTACATAATATTTAAATGAAATATACTACATTCTAATAGTATAGCATGAAGTCCTGAAATGCTTTTTGCAATAAAGGTTATTCTTGCTTAAACGTCCTTTTCATGTAATTGTTCATGTGAGACCCAAGCACTTTTGTCTACTCTTACataaacatctctctacacttcAAAGTAGCTCatttatttttatacatgacATAGATACACTTTACAGTACAAGTTTCTGATCTGCTAGTGTCATTTCTCATGGAGTCTTACTCTTGGAATGTGTAGTCAATTCAACATACTCAAATGGATTGTGAAGAGTTGAAATTATTATTTCAGCTGAAGGTTTTCAATTGAATAACTCTGGCATTGACATGAAAGCGCAGTGCTTTCTCCACTCAAATAACATAAACTCTCCATTTACACAAACAATCCGCAATCAAATAATCCAGTCAATTACCCAAACCGTTAATACAGTATTATCTAGGTTATCACTTCTTCCTCAGCTACAGACAATTACATCGAGCTATAGGCTTTTAGAGGTTAGCTTCTTCTGAATGTTCCTGTTTTAA includes:
- the LOC115129009 gene encoding tumor necrosis factor receptor superfamily member 11B-like, giving the protein MMLIFTVILVSADASMALHAQTFKKDDPYSGRSLVCDRCPPGTYLRAPCSATRKSDCAKCPKGAYTEFWNHISMCLRCSMCAENQVVKQECSPSNNCKCECKEGYYFNKRYEACIKHKECPPGYGANATGTPQQDTECVQCQPRFYSNVSSAKAICVAHSNCEAGGLRVVLKGRGWHDTLCASCEDLKTRDGAEYLQEILPAFFIQLHQKMGIQRIRRLAMRLPQEGGKKPLRGTVMKLSRRGLNDFMKSWDQGAGKDQVRKLPEMLRKTGARNAADKLELKLKYIDQQFKLCEGLVEVA